One region of Tachyglossus aculeatus isolate mTacAcu1 unplaced genomic scaffold, mTacAcu1.pri scaffold_134_arrow_ctg1, whole genome shotgun sequence genomic DNA includes:
- the LOC119922965 gene encoding olfactory receptor 4C12-like — MFAESIPSILKVCHQRTISLTCDEFLIWVHSLSTEIMLITNSVTEFILLGLTNDPVEQKIIFAVFIILYVATMLLIIVTIKTSQTLESHICLETLILIMMLHDRYVAICKPLHYTAIMNRRWSFCTLSFVMLMASYTVILYSLRSKWADGRCKSLSTCSSHILVITIFHSPCNFILTRPQITFSVDKSVSVFCTTVTPLLNPLIYTLRNTEMKNALRKIESP, encoded by the exons ATGTTTGCTGAGTCAATTCCATCAATATTGAAGGTTTGTCACCAGAGAACTATCTCattaacgt GTGATGAATTTCTCATTTGGGTGCATTCCCTGAGCACAGAAATAATGTTGATTACAAAcagtgtgacagaattcattttaCTGGGGCTGACAAATGATCCAGTAGAGCAGAAAATCATTTTTGCAGTCTTCATAATTCTCTACGTTGCAACTATGTTACTCATTATAGTAACCATCAAAACCAGTCAGACTCTTGAATCTCATAT CTGCTTGGAAACACTGATCCTCATTATGATGTTGCACgatcgctatgtggccatctgcaaacccctgcATTACACAGCCATCATGAACAGGCGT TGGAGCTTCTGTACCTTGAGTTTTGTAATGCTCATGGCTTCCTACACGGTTATCTTGTACTCACTGAGGTCTAAGTGGGCTGATGGGAGATGCAAATCCCTGTCCACCTGCAGCTCCCACATTCTTGTGATCACCATATTTCATAGCCCCTGCAATTTCATATTGACCCGGCCTCAGATCACCTTTTCTGTGGATAAATCAGTGTCAGTATTCTGCACAACTGTTACTCCCTTGTTAAACCCTTtgatctacactctgaggaacacAGAAATGAAGAATGCTCTGAGAAAG attgagagcccctag